Within the Alteromonas sp. M12 genome, the region TGCTGCGAGTGAGAGAGGAGACGCCAGAGGAGTTAGCTGGTTTTACCCAAGCATTTCGACAACATACTATTGCTGGCTTAGATTCACTACATGTAGATTTAGACATGGGTTGTTACGCTGGGAAAAGACGACAGTTACCTTGGTTTTTATTGGCGGTTTTAGTATTGGCTCAACAAGGGAAACGAATTTTTCTACACGGCACTAATGAGCCGGACTCTAAACGATTATATTTGAATGAAGTGATGCCACATTTAGGTTTCAGTGTCGCAACTTCAACTCAAATGGTTGCCGAACAACTTGCCACCCTTGGATTTAGTTATATGGAATTGGAACAAGTGAATCCGCAGTTGGATAAAATAATTCAGTTACGGGCTCAATTTGGACTTCGTTCCTGCGCTAACACCTTAGCGAGAATTCTTAATCCGTCGAAAGCTAACTTTAGTTTACAAGGGGTGTTTCATCGTCAAGTAGATGAAAAACATCGTCTAACCGCGGCGTTATTAGAAGATCCAAATATGTTGTGTTTTAGAGGCGAAGGAGGCGAAATTGAATTTAATCCCGAGCGCGATGTTGCCCTACATATTT harbors:
- a CDS encoding glycosyl transferase family protein, with product MNENQEFKHFIRIIGRGQRAGRTLTQQEAFDAMTMVIEERVTPEQKGAFLMLLRVREETPEELAGFTQAFRQHTIAGLDSLHVDLDMGCYAGKRRQLPWFLLAVLVLAQQGKRIFLHGTNEPDSKRLYLNEVMPHLGFSVATSTQMVAEQLATLGFSYMELEQVNPQLDKIIQLRAQFGLRSCANTLARILNPSKANFSLQGVFHRQVDEKHRLTAALLEDPNMLCFRGEGGEIEFNPERDVALHICRNTEHKVINVEAFNESRMTKPRQLIASELIEFWEGKENTYAYDAVIGTLSIMLVLMEDLDWSEALNQAKALWSMRNKVWPATSLQKTVENPLFDTTGKHYAH